A window of the Burkholderia sp. 9120 genome harbors these coding sequences:
- a CDS encoding YbaB/EbfC family nucleoid-associated protein: MMKGQLAGLMKQAQQMQENMKKMQEQLALIEVEGQSGAGLVKVTMTCKNDVRRVSIDPSLLADDKDMLEDLVAAAFNDAVRKAEATAQEKMGGMTSGLPLPPGFKLPF, translated from the coding sequence ATGATGAAAGGTCAACTCGCCGGGCTGATGAAGCAAGCCCAGCAGATGCAGGAAAACATGAAGAAGATGCAGGAGCAACTCGCTCTGATCGAAGTCGAAGGGCAGTCGGGCGCCGGTCTCGTGAAGGTGACGATGACCTGCAAGAACGACGTGCGCCGCGTCTCGATCGACCCGAGCCTGCTCGCCGACGACAAGGACATGCTGGAAGACCTCGTCGCCGCTGCGTTCAACGACGCCGTGCGCAAGGCCGAAGCCACCGCCCAGGAAAAAATGGGCGGCATGACCTCGGGCCTGCCGCTGCCGCCGGGCTTCAAATTGCCGTTCTGA
- a CDS encoding ABC transporter ATP-binding protein: protein MTVAALALDNITCTFAARDNRAQRYTAVKDTTLRIAPGEFVSVVGPTGCGKSTLLNVGAGLLEPSSGTVSVFGEPLKGINRRAGYMFQADALMPWRPAIDNVMAGLAFHGVPPVEARAKADEWLKRVGLGGFGDRYPHQLSGGMRKRVAMAQTLILDPDIILMDEPFSALDIQTRQLMENELLDLWAAKRKAVLFITHDLDEAIAMSDRVVVLSAGPGTHPIGEFTIDLPRPRDVAEIRAHPRFVELHAQIWSVLRDEVLKGYQQQLTAV, encoded by the coding sequence ATGACCGTTGCCGCCCTGGCGCTCGACAACATCACCTGCACGTTCGCTGCGCGCGACAACCGCGCGCAGCGCTACACGGCCGTGAAGGACACCACGTTACGCATCGCGCCGGGCGAGTTCGTCTCGGTGGTCGGGCCGACCGGTTGCGGCAAGTCCACCTTGCTGAATGTCGGCGCCGGTCTGCTTGAGCCGTCGTCGGGCACGGTCAGCGTATTCGGCGAGCCGCTCAAGGGCATCAACCGCCGTGCCGGCTACATGTTCCAGGCGGACGCGCTCATGCCATGGCGCCCGGCTATCGATAACGTGATGGCCGGCCTCGCGTTTCACGGCGTGCCGCCGGTCGAAGCCCGTGCCAAAGCCGACGAATGGCTGAAGCGCGTCGGCCTCGGCGGTTTCGGCGACCGCTATCCGCATCAGTTGTCGGGCGGCATGCGCAAGCGCGTCGCGATGGCGCAGACGCTGATTCTCGATCCCGACATCATCCTGATGGACGAGCCGTTTTCCGCGCTCGATATCCAGACGCGTCAGTTGATGGAAAACGAGTTGCTCGACCTGTGGGCGGCAAAACGCAAAGCGGTGCTGTTCATCACGCACGATCTCGACGAAGCCATCGCGATGTCAGATCGCGTGGTGGTGCTGTCGGCGGGACCGGGCACGCATCCGATCGGCGAATTCACGATCGATCTGCCGCGTCCGCGCGACGTCGCCGAAATCCGTGCGCATCCGCGTTTCGTCGAATTGCACGCGCAGATCTGGAGCGTGCTGCGCGATGAGGTGCTGAAGGGCTATCAGCAGCAACTGACGGCCGTTTAG
- a CDS encoding ABC transporter substrate-binding protein, protein MQRRSFLAGTAALAGASLGVSPLAFAQGKPETSKVAIAVGGKNLFYYLPLTIAERRNYFKDEGLDVEISDFAGGSQALKAAVGGSADVVSGAFEHTLLLQAQKQMFREFVLQGRAPQIVLAVSKKTLPNYKSIADLKGKKIGVTAPGSSTSIMASFVLAKAGLSAKDVAFIGVGAGAGAIAALQSGQIDAIANLDPVMTKLERTGEIRVVSDTRTLADTRSVFGGDMPAGCLYASQSFIAKNPNTTQALTNAMVRALKWLQTATGSELINTVPEGYLLGDRAVYLDAWQHVKEAMSPDGLMPVDGPATSLKTLQAFDPAVQGKPIDLSKTWTNDFVKKALATVKA, encoded by the coding sequence ATGCAACGCAGATCTTTCCTCGCCGGCACGGCCGCGCTTGCGGGCGCCTCGCTCGGCGTCTCGCCGCTCGCTTTCGCGCAGGGCAAACCTGAAACGTCCAAAGTCGCGATCGCGGTCGGCGGCAAGAATCTGTTCTATTACCTGCCGCTCACCATTGCGGAGCGTCGCAATTATTTCAAGGACGAAGGGCTCGACGTCGAAATCTCCGATTTCGCGGGTGGTTCGCAAGCCTTGAAGGCGGCCGTGGGCGGCAGTGCGGACGTGGTGTCCGGCGCGTTCGAACACACCTTGCTGTTGCAGGCGCAGAAGCAGATGTTCCGCGAGTTCGTGCTGCAGGGCCGTGCGCCGCAAATCGTGCTCGCGGTGTCGAAGAAAACACTGCCGAATTACAAATCCATCGCCGATCTGAAGGGCAAGAAAATCGGCGTGACCGCGCCGGGTTCGTCGACCTCGATCATGGCGAGCTTCGTGTTGGCGAAGGCCGGATTGAGCGCGAAAGACGTCGCGTTTATCGGCGTGGGCGCGGGCGCCGGCGCGATCGCCGCGTTGCAGTCGGGGCAGATCGACGCGATCGCCAATCTCGATCCGGTGATGACCAAGCTCGAACGCACCGGCGAGATTCGCGTCGTGTCGGACACGCGCACGCTGGCCGATACGCGCAGCGTGTTCGGCGGCGACATGCCGGCAGGCTGCCTGTACGCGTCGCAGAGTTTCATCGCGAAGAATCCGAACACCACGCAGGCGCTGACCAATGCCATGGTGCGCGCGCTCAAGTGGCTGCAAACGGCGACCGGCAGCGAGCTGATCAATACCGTGCCGGAAGGCTATCTGCTCGGCGACCGCGCGGTCTATCTGGACGCCTGGCAGCACGTGAAGGAAGCCATGTCGCCCGACGGCCTGATGCCCGTCGACGGTCCCGCGACCTCGTTGAAGACCTTGCAGGCGTTCGACCCGGCGGTGCAGGGCAAGCCGATCGATCTGTCGAAGACGTGGACCAACGACTTCGTGAAAAAAGCGCTGGCGACCGTCAAGGCGTAA
- a CDS encoding CaiB/BaiF CoA-transferase family protein — MSATPESHVNAAPEDIPGAQATQTQPPAGPLAGVKVLELGTLIAGPFAARFLGEFGAEVIKIEDPKGGDPLRKWRKLYPEVGGTSLWWAVQARNKKSITINLKAEEGKEIVRRLAKEADIVVENFRPGLLEKLGLGYDVLSAENPGLVMVRLSGYGQTGPYRDRPGFGAIAESMGGLRHITGYPDLPPPRIGISIGDSIAALHGVIGALMALHHKQVNGGKGQVVDVALYEAVFNMMESVVPEYGVYGMVRERTGASLPGIVPSNTYPCRDGSIVIGGNSDPIFKRLMVAIERDDLANDPGLAHNDGRVPRTLEIDAAIATWLATRTIDEALAVLNAADVPVGRIYSVADMFTDPQFMARQMIQRFKWQDGKEITLPAVTPKLSATPGQTRWLGPELGEHTDEVLQSLGYDADDIARLHAQQIV; from the coding sequence ATGAGCGCCACTCCCGAATCCCACGTGAACGCCGCGCCTGAAGACATCCCCGGCGCGCAGGCCACCCAAACCCAACCCCCCGCCGGCCCGCTCGCGGGCGTCAAGGTGCTGGAACTTGGCACGCTGATCGCCGGCCCGTTCGCCGCGCGTTTTCTCGGCGAGTTCGGCGCCGAGGTCATCAAGATCGAAGATCCCAAGGGCGGCGACCCGCTGCGCAAATGGCGCAAGCTTTATCCGGAAGTCGGCGGTACGTCCCTGTGGTGGGCCGTGCAGGCGCGCAACAAGAAATCCATCACCATCAATCTGAAGGCCGAAGAGGGCAAGGAAATCGTGCGACGTCTCGCGAAAGAAGCGGACATCGTCGTCGAAAATTTCCGGCCGGGTTTGCTCGAGAAACTCGGGCTTGGCTATGACGTGCTGTCCGCGGAAAACCCCGGCCTCGTGATGGTGCGTCTGTCCGGCTACGGCCAGACCGGACCGTATCGCGACCGGCCCGGTTTCGGCGCGATCGCCGAGTCGATGGGCGGCCTGCGCCATATCACCGGCTATCCGGATTTGCCGCCGCCGCGCATCGGCATTTCGATCGGCGATTCGATCGCCGCGCTGCACGGCGTGATCGGCGCGCTAATGGCGCTGCATCACAAGCAGGTGAACGGCGGCAAAGGGCAGGTGGTCGACGTCGCGCTGTACGAGGCCGTCTTCAACATGATGGAAAGCGTGGTGCCCGAATACGGCGTGTACGGCATGGTGCGCGAGCGCACCGGCGCATCGCTGCCGGGTATCGTGCCTTCGAATACGTATCCGTGCCGCGACGGCAGCATCGTGATTGGCGGCAATAGCGATCCGATCTTCAAGCGCCTGATGGTGGCGATCGAACGCGACGATCTCGCGAACGATCCCGGCCTCGCGCATAACGACGGGCGCGTGCCGCGTACGTTGGAAATCGACGCCGCGATCGCCACCTGGCTCGCCACGCGCACCATCGACGAAGCGCTTGCGGTACTGAATGCCGCCGACGTGCCGGTCGGGCGCATTTATAGCGTCGCGGATATGTTCACTGATCCGCAGTTCATGGCGCGTCAGATGATCCAGCGCTTCAAGTGGCAGGACGGCAAGGAAATCACGCTGCCGGCGGTCACGCCGAAGCTCTCGGCCACCCCCGGCCAAACGCGCTGGCTGGGTCCCGAACTGGGTGAACATACCGATGAAGTCCTGCAATCGCTAGGTTATGATGCTGACGACATTGCAAGGTTGCACGCGCAACAGATCGTCTGA
- the recR gene encoding recombination mediator RecR: MKQPSALSALVEALRALPGVGPKSAQRMAYHLMQHDRDGAEKLGRSLLFATEHLQHCEKCNTFTEAQICETCLDEERDPSLLCVVETPADQIMLEQTMTYRGLYFVLMGRLSPLDGVGPKEIHFDRLVRRASDGVVKEVVLATNFTNEGEATAHYLGQTFKARGLAVTRLARGVPVGGELEYVDAGTIARAMLDRRSM; this comes from the coding sequence ATGAAACAACCTTCCGCCTTGTCGGCGCTCGTCGAAGCGCTGCGCGCGCTGCCCGGTGTCGGGCCGAAGTCGGCGCAACGCATGGCCTATCACCTGATGCAGCACGACCGCGACGGCGCTGAAAAACTCGGCCGCTCGCTGCTGTTCGCGACCGAGCATCTGCAGCACTGCGAGAAGTGCAACACCTTCACCGAGGCACAGATCTGCGAGACCTGTCTCGACGAGGAGCGCGATCCTTCGCTGCTGTGTGTCGTCGAAACGCCAGCCGACCAGATCATGCTCGAGCAGACCATGACCTATCGCGGCCTCTATTTCGTGTTGATGGGACGGCTCAGTCCGCTCGACGGTGTCGGCCCCAAGGAAATTCATTTCGACCGGCTGGTCAGGCGCGCGTCGGACGGCGTCGTGAAGGAAGTCGTGCTGGCCACCAATTTCACTAACGAAGGCGAAGCCACCGCGCACTACCTCGGGCAAACGTTCAAGGCGCGCGGTCTCGCGGTCACGCGTCTGGCGCGTGGCGTGCCGGTGGGCGGCGAGCTGGAATACGTCGACGCCGGCACGATTGCCCGCGCGATGCTCGACCGTCGCTCGATGTAA